In Campylobacter sp. RM16187, the DNA window AAAGCTAAAATTTGGATACTGGAGACGAGCTCCTTCACGCTTCACTACACAAACCTTGCAAAGCCTGATATATACGTGCTTTTGCCCATAACGCCTGATCATCTAACTTGGCATGGCGACATGAGCTCTTATGAAGCCGCTAAGCTTAAACCGCTTGGCATGATGAGCGAAAACTCTGTCGCGATAGTTCCTGAAACTTATGCGAGCACGCCTACACTCGCTAAGGTGATAAGCTATAAAAACGAAGAGGATTTGGCGAAATTTTGCGGTGTGGATGAGGATGAGATAAATTTTAAAGTGCCGTTTTTGATGGACGCTCTTTTAGCGCTAGCAGTACAAAAAATCATCTTTGATAAGTGCGACACAAACCTACTAAACAAATTTGTGATAGAAAATAATAAACTTGAAGAATTTAGCGATAAATTCGGGCGAACTTGGGTAAATGACACTAAAGCCACAAACATTGATGCGACTATTCAGGCTCTTAAACGATACAAAGATAAAAATTTACACCTCATCTTAGGCGGAGATGACAAAGGTGTTGATATGACGCAACTTTTTGAAGCTATTGACGCTGCAAACACTAAAATTTACGCTATCGGTTCAAATAGCGATAAGCTTATAAAGCTAGCTGATAAATTTAAAATTACTGCGATAAAATGCGAATTTTTAGAAGTTGCGGTAAAAGAGATAGCAAAAAATTTAAGGAATGATGAAATAGCACTACTAAGTCCCGCTGCTGCTAGCCTTGATCAGTTTTCAAGCTATGCTGAACGCGGAGATAAATTTAAAGAGTTCGTTGCAAATTTATAAAATTTAATTTTATGTTTAACCTAATTTTAAAATTTAAAAGTGTATAATCACATTTCTTTTTTAGGTGGTTGGATAGCTCAGTCGGTAGAGCAGCAGACTGAAAATCTGCGTGTCGGCAGTTCGATTCTGCCTCTAACCACCATTTCTTTATAAATCCCTATTTTATCGATATTTCGAACCTTTAAGGTTTGGCTAGGTGCCATCTTGGGTGCCATGTGTTAGTAATTTTTCTATTTTTAAAACCATAGCCATACAGTCAAAGTAGATGATATGGTCTAGAATATATAAAAAATATTTTTATAAAAATCGAACAACCTAAAAATCTTAATATTTTTTAACAACAGCCACTTAATCCAAATTAGACAAACAAATAATTCTTATACAAGTCTTAAACTTTTATTCTAGGGATATTACCAGTAAAACGACGGCATTCAAAATATTTCTTACTGGGCGAGGATACTTTTTGTCCGACAAGTCAGACAAAAGACCTCGTTAGGGATTATCCCTAAAACCCTTTTAAAGTCCATTGCAGAATGTGAAAATCTTATAAATATAGTCGCTAAACGATATCCAAATTTAAAATATGGCTTAGTCGCCTAAAAAAGATCATCAAATCTAGTTTAGCATTTCTATCGAATTTATTATCGCTTAACATATTTATCGATACTAATCTTTTGCATACGTCGTGCGCCGCGGCAGCCTCTTGAAGGTCGCGTTCGTTAAAATATTTAACGTATATACGTAAAATTTTATTGACATCTTTGATTACGCCCGTAAAGTCTTCTATCCATTGGGCATAATAAACCTTTCTCCAATCCTCCGCTTGCTTATCTAACAAAAGACAAACATCTTGCATGTATTGTTTGGCGTTTGCATCCAGAGATACTACCGAAACGTCGGCTTCGTTCAATTTACGTCCCAAGGAATAAACTAGATTAAAAAGATCGCTTCTAGCCATTTCGTATTTAGTGATAGGCAGATTTAAATTTAGATCTTCGCCGGTACTTTTGAGTTCGCTAGCGTTTTTCGAATTTTTACTCGTCAGATTTTCTTTCATAGTTTATCTCCTAAATTAAAACTATTTTAGGAGATTTTATAAAATATCTGCGACAGGTTATGTCATTTTAGATAACCCCTGAGCAAATTTTCAAATTTCTTCTTTAAATTTAAAGGTTCGACTATCTTTATAAACGGTAGCCAGTATCTTACGACCCGCAGTATCTCGTCGTCGTAAGCTACTTCTGTGCTTATGATGATTTTATCCTCTTCCTCTTGCACTACTTCGTAATTTGGCAAAAACTCTTTTCTCTTAAAATACTCCATAGCTTCGTTTTTGATTTCAAGCGTAACCTTAAATTTAGTGTCCGAAAACCAGTTTGTGTCGTTTTTCTCGATACGTTTTAAAAACTCGGCGTTTGCAGTAAACGTATCGCCCTTTATCTTTATATGTTTTATTTTAGAGAGAGTGAAATTTTTTAGTTTACCCTCGTCGTCTGCTAGTAGATACCATATGCCGCTATTATTTATTAGTTTATACGGCTTTAGTTTGCGTTCTTTGTCGTTATATTCGCAGTCTACGATACGGTTTTTGATGACTGCGGCGCTTACGGCTTCAAAGTCGTCTCTTGAAATTTGGATACTTTCAAACCCCTGGTTTTTGATTAGATAGGCCTTGTTTAGCTTCTCGTTTAAAACATCGCTAATAAATCTATCGTCTAGCTCTGGAAATAGCGACCTTGCGCCAATTAGCGCGGCAAAGGCTTTTATATCTTTAAAGCCTAGTTTGCCAAGAGCATAGTCCTCTAAAAAATATTTACCGTTTTCTTTTTGGATAGGTAGGATACTAAGCCGCTCAAAGTCTCTTAAAATAGTTCTTTTATTTACGCTAAACTCCTCTACAAGCTCGTCTATACTTAGCCTTTCACCGCTGTTTAGTTTTACTATTATTTGAGCAAGCCTGACGGCGATTTTATCGTGAGAGCGCATTTTAATCCTTCCTATTTAAATTTGACGTATTTTAGCTAATTTTTTCCTTGCGACGCAACCCGTCGCTATGCAATGCTAAATTTACGTTGTAATTTAAATCAAAGGAGATCAAATGAGTTTAAACGTAGATTTTATCCAAAAGGCTAACGAGGCGGTAGCTAAAGTAAAGAGCTTTAAGATGAGCGAACTAGCGGGTCAAATGCTAAATTTAACCCAAAGCATAAAGCTAACTAAAAAACCAATCGACAAAGATGAGCAAGAAATAGACGAGAATATCCTAAAAAGACTATCTAAGATGGAGAGTAAATTTCACGAAAACTATTTGCCTGAGCTGCTTTTAGAAATCGGCAAAGACTACGGCGAGCAGGAAAATGATGCTATAAATTTAGCCATAAACCCGCTAGCCTAGATAGGTCTAGATACGGCTTTGATCAAATTTTATTGGACGCTAACTCAGCTCCAAATGGCCATAAGCGTTCAAAACCTACAAGCCGGTATGAACGGAAGCAGTAAGGTAAGCGAGATGAAAGAAGCCCTAAGGCAACTGCAGGCTATGGCGCAAAATCTAGCAACTATTGCTGCGGAGTATGATTGGGAGGCGAGTGAAGTTGAATTCGCACTATGATAAAATCAAGGAAAAAAATGGACGCGAATAGGTCTTTTACAAAAATAAGCGATATTTTAAAATAAATCGCCGATAATACAACTTTATGTAAGGATGCCGACGAAGTTCGGTATTATAAAGAAAGATTTGCGAGTTTTGAAAACATTATCAATAATCTAGAGCTAGGCAAAGATGACGATCTTAAATTTAACGAATACTACAAAATAAACGAATGGCTAGCAAAAAGGCAAAAAAGAATAGAAGGGCTAAAATCCAAAAACTCCTTTGAGCTCAGCCCTTTGCGCCGAATTTTAAAAATACTCGATCGAGCGCTGAGTAAGATAGTTTGCGAGCTGATAGCGGTGTCGCTCAAAGCAAATAATCAAAGCGAAAATTTGACGCGCGAGGACCCAGCAGCTCATTACCCGCCGAGGCACCGTAGCTGTAGCGCAAGCGCAAGCAAAAGGCAAAAAAGCCGCGTTAAATGCTGCTAGAAAAGCTGTAAAATCGGCAGCGCTTTACGGCTATTTTAACGCCGAAGATGTGTCAGTGTATATTAAAACAGATGCTGCGCCCGGCATATCTTTAGAAGATATGCAAGAAATATTAGGCATTATGGCAAGGGGCTTTGGCATGGACAGTTTCGTTTCGCAAGTCCTGAAGTTCGGTTATGACCTTTGGTAGAGTTCTAGTTATGTAGTTTTGTAGTAAATTCCCCTCAAGTGCATCCTGGATAAGTCGGTTTTTGAAAAGAAATTTATAGGTTCCTAAATTTGGTTTATTTTCAAATATATCGCTTACGGTAAAGCTCGTGCCCTGCACTTCGTATGGGATTTTTAATATAGACGGCTTTATCTTTGCGAGTTGTTCCATGAGAACTTTAACGAAGGCGTAAATCTCTTGCTCCATAGTTTTTGAGTATTTGACCACGACGGAGCTAAGGTCATAGAGCGGGTTAGCTATATTATCGAGATATTCTATCTCGGCGGAGATGATATTTTCTATGCTATCTGGATGCATTAGATTTATTAGGCTTCGTCCGAAACAGTAATGGATCAAATTTCGCTTTATCTCTAAAAACTCGGCGCTTTTATAGATGTCGGGATAAAATTTGCCATCATCCTCAAAATAGCGCGTCTCTTGCTTCATCTTTATAATCAGAGGATAAACGTAAGCATTGCCGTATACTGCGTAAGTATGGCCGCTTACAGTAAAATTTGCCAGGTAATCGTCTCTAACGCACTCAAAGTCGTTTCTAACTAGCTCTCTAATATCGCTTATGATAAACCACTTTTCTACATCGAGTCTTTTTTCTTTATAATACTCGGGCGCTATCTCGTTCATATCTTCACTAGTTACCGCAATAACCTTTGCTACGAACAAATTTGAATAATCGGTTAAGAATAGCTGCAGATACTTACCGTCACTGTCGCTCGAATTTAAGCTCTCGTAAATTTGCTCAAGCTCGGCTTCGTGAGAGTTTATCATATCTCGCCGCTTGCTTTTTATCTTGCTGAAGGCCACCTTGCCTTTGCTGATTAAAATTTTAAGGTGTTGCTCGATGACGTCGCTTTGGTAGTAGGGGTTGTAGAGGATGAGGATGTTGTGCATTTTAATCATTCCTCACCATAAGACAGAGTTCTTTTTCTATATATTCATCTACTTTTTCAGGATCTATCTCGCCTGAATTATACCAAGCATTTACCTCCTTTAATCCTAAATATCCGAACCTAACCCATCCAATCAAATTTGTTCTTAGCAAAAATTCCACCATATTTCCCCCGCTGCGTATGCCTGCATCTGCTACATCTATCATACAAAGCGTTCCATGCCCAACCAATAACATACGCCTTAGTTCCGGAATATTGGCATTTGGTATGCATTCTTTCCAGCCTTTTTCATGGTAGAGCCTTGCTTTCAAGACATACATGACTCTTATAAGGAGCTCAGTTATTAAAACCGGTATTGCCATGACTATACCGTGTCTTAGGTCGTAACCTTGCTCAAAAACCTTTGAACAAACTACGGCAAATGTCTCCTGTTGCTTTTCTCCAAATCTACCGAAATTCATTAATTGTGTTAGCTCATAAAAAGGTATAGGTATTCCGCTGCCTCTACCAGCAGCACCAGATGAACCTATCCAGTCAGACATAAGGTGCCCAAACCAATTACAAAAACCACAAAAAATCTTAGCAATAAAATTACCGCCTTGGAGCTCAAATGTATCAGTTTTAATTGTTATAAGTCGCCCATTACTTACAAAGCTTGATGTATTTGTAAATTGGTTTAATATTGAAAAAAATAAACCTATTAAATCAGGCGAATGTCCTAAGCTTTTTAAATGATGATTTGATGGACTCAAATTTTCAACCAAACCACCGGTTCCTTTTTTGCCACTTGTAGTAGATTGGTCATAATTTATTTTAAATTTATTTTCCAAAAAACCTATTGCACTCTTTAGTTCATTGCTTCCTTTTGCCTTAGCCTTTTCTTTATCCCATCCCAACATCTCAGCAAATTTCATAGTCACATCATTTGCTTTTTTGTCTACAAAATTTCCTAAATCACTTTCGCCAGGCTTTCCAACAAATAGTACATCTATTATTCCGCCTATGACGCCGCAAGTGCCGGCTATCATATAGTCATATTTATCGCAATTGGCGTTTTTATAAGCAAAGTCTTCTTTGATTCTCTTTTGAAGTTCCAGAATCTGACTTTTGGACATTAAATTTCTAAATGGATCATCTGATAAATTTAGATTATACTTTTTGGCATACTCATCTACAGAATTTAAATAATCAAGCCACGACATATTCTTATTAAAATCAATTTGTTCCAAAGAGTCTATTGCGGCAACCCTATCATAAACTGGCTCATGTTCTAGTTCTTTTTCTACTGCATCCAAGTTTACATCTATCTCGTTGTTCCTACTAGTATTCTCTAGTAATTCCTGCATTTGACCCATGAGCTCATCAAGCAAAACATCGCTCTCGCTTTGTGATTTTTTTATATCATCTAGGTTATTATTTATTTCATTTAATTTGTTGGTAACAGTTGAAACCTGATGTTTTTGGACTATTACGGCATTTGCTTCATCGACTAAGTGTTTTTCTTTCACTTTAAAATACCTTTAGCAAAGTCGGTAAATTTATCGAGCCCGTCCTGTGCCTTACCCTTTAAAATATTGCCTACATCAAAATAACCAATACCACTAAAAATATCAGCCATTTTCTCCAATGTTTGAGTATCTATATTATCTTTAATTTTTACTATTTTCTCTTTTTTGTCGTTTTTATCTACTTCTACTTCCTTATAGTTATTTATTATTAATTCAAACATAAATTCTTTAGTTGGATCACTAGTTAATTTTTTTAACCTAGAAACATCTAGCAGATCGGGACATTGCAATTTATTGACGCTATTCTCGTATGTATCTTGTTTGAGAGTCATACTCTTAGCAGCACCGACGAACTGCTTCACCATTTTTTCAAGCTGTTGAATTTTTTGATTTTTGTTTGCATCTGATTGTCTTACGTCATTTAATTTTAATACTATGTAATTTATATCCTCTATTACGTTACAAATACTTTTCTGGGTTTGTTTAATAGCCTCATGGAGCATAAGTTCTCTTTGTTTATAATTACTAACTTGATTTGCACCAGTCAAATATCTAACTCCTTGATATGCACCCACACCAATTAGTACTGCAACACCGATACCTGTAGCCATAGATGATAATCCAAGAATGCCACCCATGCCAAGAGTTGCAAGTCCAGAGGTCATACCTGCAGCACTTAATCCAAATACAGAACCGGATATATATACTGCACCAAGTGGGACACCAACGCTTGTAGCTTTTGCCGATAAGTCTTTCATTAGGGTTTTTATCTTATCGTCGTCAAAATTGTTGTAAAGTATGCTGTAGTCTTGCTTAATGGTATCAAAGGCTAGTCCAATGTCACTATCATTTAAGCCAAATAAACTCTTATTATCTTGTATAAATTTTACATCTTTTGCGTCAGCCTTATTAAAATCATCTATGCCTATAAAATGAATATTTGCTATATCTTTTACCAGTGATATCATAATCGATTTAAACTGTGATCCGTCAGAATTTGCTTTTATATCTTCTAAAAGTTCTTTTATATCTGTTAAATTTTCAGATGATACATCAGACATATAAGCTCTAACTTCGAATCTAGGCTCTTTGCCGGCCTCAAGTCCAACCCTATCCATAAGCAAAAATATTTCCGCAAACTCTTTTTCGTCTATTTCATTGTCATTTGATAATGCTGCATTCACAATGATCTTTAAATATGCAACTTTTAAAGGATCAGGCATGTCGGCTATTATTTTTAGCTGATTTTCATCCTTAAAATTTTCATGTTGTAAAATTTTATTAATAAATTCTTCCAAAAACATATAGTCGCAATCGTGTAGGCCTTTTATAATAACACTTTCTTTTTCTGGGTCTTTAAATTTTATTTCGACATATTCATAATCAAGCTTGGAATTACCATTTTTATCCGTTTTATATTTTTGTCCCCACTCTGCACTTTGCATTTCATCGTATACAAAAACAACTGGATCAGTTAGTATGACTTTTTGTATCATCTTAGTACCAGTAAATAAAAGACCTTCTTCGCACGAGCCAGCCAATGTATGATCAAAAATAGCTAGTATAGAGCTAAAGTCATCGCATTTAAAAGCCTTAGAGGCATTATCAAGATATTTTTTATCGAAAGGAGCTACTAGTACTTGGCTATTAGTTGTATCGCTTAGTTTGTTTACAACCTTATTTGCAAGCTTACCAAAAAAACCGGAAGTCATTTCAACAAGCTCATCATCAAGCTCTCTATTATCTCTTTCAATCCAACTTTTTGAAATCATATATGCGTTCTCTTTAATGTACGTATTTACGTTATTCATTTTTAGCTCCTTGAATAAATTTTGATAGCACCAATAGATTTTTCATCATAATTTGAAAAAATGCAAAACAATACTAACTGCCGATAGCAATAATGCAACAATAGCTATAATATAAACTTTAGTATCCTTTTTTGATTGGAGTTCTCGTAAAATTTCGGTATTAGCCATTATGTCTTGCGCATTTTTGGCTATTAGCTTTTCTTGCTCTTGATCTAGCCGACCCTTTTCATCCATATGCAAAAATAGCTCTCTTATCTTATCGGCACTACTTTGTATAGCTTGGCCTTGCTCTTCGTCCACCTGATGCTTTTTATCTAAGCGAGAGTAAATTTGATCTATCTTGTCATCAAGTCTTGCTTGACTTGCGGCAAATTTATCGGCTGCATCCAAAATATCACAAAATGCCTTTGCACTTTCACCGCTAAGCTTTGTAATGTTGCCATTTGCATCTTCTAATCCATTTTTAAATAAGAATAACATTGCCTGTTGGAGATAAATTGAAAATTTACCTGTTAGCTGAGTAAATTTAATTGACTCCTTAATAATATTTGACAATTCAAAAATT includes these proteins:
- a CDS encoding helix-turn-helix transcriptional regulator, encoding MRSHDKIAVRLAQIIVKLNSGERLSIDELVEEFSVNKRTILRDFERLSILPIQKENGKYFLEDYALGKLGFKDIKAFAALIGARSLFPELDDRFISDVLNEKLNKAYLIKNQGFESIQISRDDFEAVSAAVIKNRIVDCEYNDKERKLKPYKLINNSGIWYLLADDEGKLKNFTLSKIKHIKIKGDTFTANAEFLKRIEKNDTNWFSDTKFKVTLEIKNEAMEYFKRKEFLPNYEVVQEEEDKIIISTEVAYDDEILRVVRYWLPFIKIVEPLNLKKKFENLLRGYLK
- a CDS encoding HP0729 family protein — translated: MIKMHNILILYNPYYQSDVIEQHLKILISKGKVAFSKIKSKRRDMINSHEAELEQIYESLNSSDSDGKYLQLFLTDYSNLFVAKVIAVTSEDMNEIAPEYYKEKRLDVEKWFIISDIRELVRNDFECVRDDYLANFTVSGHTYAVYGNAYVYPLIIKMKQETRYFEDDGKFYPDIYKSAEFLEIKRNLIHYCFGRSLINLMHPDSIENIISAEIEYLDNIANPLYDLSSVVVKYSKTMEQEIYAFVKVLMEQLAKIKPSILKIPYEVQGTSFTVSDIFENKPNLGTYKFLFKNRLIQDALEGNLLQNYITRTLPKVITELQDLRNETVHAKAPCHNA
- the murD gene encoding UDP-N-acetylmuramoyl-L-alanine--D-glutamate ligase, whose amino-acid sequence is MKKSLFGYGGTIKAIAKNCLNDGIWDIYDDKFSEISKDQFGNNLLPVSKFDPQKSKLEILSPGFPPYHELVKKSQNLISEYDFFASKMPFSVWISGTNGKTTTTKMMQHLLEAKGSVMGGNVGTPLAELDTKAKIWILETSSFTLHYTNLAKPDIYVLLPITPDHLTWHGDMSSYEAAKLKPLGMMSENSVAIVPETYASTPTLAKVISYKNEEDLAKFCGVDEDEINFKVPFLMDALLALAVQKIIFDKCDTNLLNKFVIENNKLEEFSDKFGRTWVNDTKATNIDATIQALKRYKDKNLHLILGGDDKGVDMTQLFEAIDAANTKIYAIGSNSDKLIKLADKFKITAIKCEFLEVAVKEIAKNLRNDEIALLSPAAASLDQFSSYAERGDKFKEFVANL